Proteins from one Listeria innocua genomic window:
- a CDS encoding osmoprotectant ABC transporter substrate-binding protein, whose amino-acid sequence MKKKFIALFSVLLLTSSLFLSSCSLPGLGGSSKDTIRIGAMATTESQIVSNILKELIEHDTGLKVEIVNNLGSTIVQHQAMLNGDVDITATRYTGTDLVGPLGEDAIKDPEKALAAVKKGFEERFHQTWFDSYGFANTYVFMVRQDTAKKYNLTTVSDMRKVENELTAGVDNSWMEREGDGYKAFSKAYDIEFKKIFPMQIGLIYTALKNNQMDVALGYSTDGRIPTYNLKLLKDDKKFFPPYDASALATDEILKKHPELKTTINKLKGKISTEEMQKLNYEADGKLKEPSIVAQEFLQKNNYFEGKN is encoded by the coding sequence ATGAAGAAAAAATTTATCGCGCTATTCAGCGTATTACTACTAACTAGTTCTCTTTTCTTATCTAGTTGCTCTTTACCAGGACTTGGAGGCAGTTCTAAAGATACAATACGCATTGGAGCAATGGCCACGACAGAATCACAAATCGTTTCCAATATTTTAAAAGAATTAATCGAACATGACACTGGCCTAAAAGTAGAAATTGTAAATAACCTCGGATCAACTATCGTTCAGCACCAAGCCATGTTAAATGGTGATGTGGATATTACAGCGACAAGATATACCGGAACAGACTTAGTTGGGCCTCTTGGAGAAGATGCTATTAAAGATCCTGAAAAAGCTTTAGCAGCAGTAAAAAAAGGATTTGAAGAGCGTTTCCACCAAACATGGTTTGATTCTTATGGCTTTGCTAATACGTATGTGTTTATGGTACGCCAAGATACTGCTAAAAAATACAACTTAACTACAGTTAGCGACATGCGTAAAGTAGAAAATGAGCTTACTGCTGGGGTCGATAATTCTTGGATGGAACGTGAAGGAGATGGTTATAAAGCATTTTCAAAAGCTTATGACATCGAGTTCAAGAAAATTTTCCCAATGCAAATCGGCTTAATTTATACCGCACTTAAAAACAATCAAATGGATGTGGCACTTGGTTATTCAACAGACGGCCGTATCCCAACATATAACTTGAAATTACTAAAAGATGATAAAAAATTCTTCCCACCATACGATGCTTCAGCTCTAGCAACAGATGAAATTTTAAAGAAACATCCAGAATTAAAAACTACTATCAATAAGTTAAAAGGTAAAATCTCAACAGAAGAAATGCAAAAGCTTAATTATGAAGCAGATGGCAAATTAAAAGAACCATCCATCGTAGCGCAAGAATTCTTGCAAAAAAATAATTACTTTGAAGGTAAAAACTAA
- the thiT gene encoding energy-coupled thiamine transporter ThiT, whose amino-acid sequence MQNKRLIILLECAIFAAVAMVLSFIPLDIGSSFSISLGMIPMYVIAIRRGFWAAGFAGLLWGLLHFLTGKAYILMPSQAIIEYILAFSFIAFSGVFSKQVRSNLAANQLKKAIEWAWGTMIIGGVARYFWHYVAGVLFWGAYAFQGWGAQLFSAVMNGASCLGTVVVCGIVISILLKTTPKLFLPK is encoded by the coding sequence ATGCAAAACAAACGATTAATTATTTTACTTGAATGTGCTATCTTTGCTGCAGTTGCGATGGTACTAAGCTTTATCCCGCTGGACATTGGTTCCAGTTTTTCGATTTCACTAGGAATGATTCCAATGTACGTTATTGCAATTCGTCGCGGTTTTTGGGCGGCTGGATTTGCTGGGCTTTTATGGGGGTTACTACATTTTTTAACAGGGAAAGCTTATATTTTAATGCCATCTCAGGCAATTATTGAATATATCCTGGCCTTCAGTTTTATTGCTTTCAGCGGAGTATTTAGTAAACAAGTTCGAAGTAATTTAGCTGCTAACCAACTAAAAAAAGCCATCGAGTGGGCGTGGGGAACCATGATTATTGGTGGTGTGGCTAGATATTTCTGGCATTATGTAGCTGGCGTTTTATTTTGGGGCGCTTATGCTTTTCAAGGTTGGGGAGCACAACTATTTTCAGCAGTGATGAACGGAGCTAGCTGCCTCGGAACCGTCGTTGTTTGTGGAATAGTTATCTCGATACTACTCAAAACAACGCCTAAATTATTCTTACCTAAATAA
- a CDS encoding dihydrolipoyl dehydrogenase family protein yields the protein MTEFTYDVVIIGSGASGTTVAFEAQAAGLKVAIVEERSWGGTCVLRGCDPKKVLVGAAEARNLSTRLRGKGIKEAATISWTDLMAFKETFVEDVPESRLESFQEAGIETFFGPASFQNENTLQVGNDILSAKKIVIATGATPNTLKVEGQEHIQTSDDFLSLEKLPDSVVFIGGGYISFEFASIALAAGRDVHIIHHNSEPLKKFDPDFVAALVATLKEEGIHFHFDTDITKINKNGEKLHIEGKNGFSLETDLIIGATGRTTNIAHLALDKANIDYTKKGITVNEKLQTPNHPHIYACGDVAATKGAPLTPVVSMEAALVAKNILGGNEKIDYPAIPSVVFTSPKLASIGISMEEANANPEKYQIKNHDTTNWYTYRRTNEKIALAKIIEDRETGQIKGAHFLSEEADYMINYIAILMKANLTLADLQSVIFAYPSPASDLTALN from the coding sequence TTGACAGAATTTACATATGATGTAGTTATAATCGGAAGTGGTGCTAGTGGAACAACCGTGGCTTTTGAAGCGCAGGCAGCCGGTCTAAAAGTAGCGATTGTGGAAGAGCGTAGTTGGGGCGGCACATGTGTCCTTAGAGGCTGTGACCCTAAAAAAGTGTTAGTCGGAGCAGCAGAAGCAAGAAATCTTTCCACAAGATTACGTGGTAAAGGTATTAAAGAAGCAGCAACAATTAGCTGGACAGATTTAATGGCATTCAAAGAAACATTTGTAGAAGATGTGCCTGAAAGTCGCTTGGAAAGTTTTCAAGAAGCTGGGATTGAAACGTTTTTCGGACCAGCAAGTTTTCAAAACGAAAATACTTTGCAAGTTGGTAACGACATACTAAGTGCTAAAAAAATAGTGATTGCAACCGGCGCAACACCAAATACACTTAAAGTAGAAGGTCAAGAACATATTCAAACGAGTGATGATTTCTTATCACTTGAAAAACTTCCAGATTCGGTTGTTTTTATCGGCGGTGGTTATATTTCTTTTGAATTTGCATCAATTGCGCTAGCTGCAGGGCGAGATGTGCATATAATTCATCATAATAGCGAACCATTAAAGAAATTCGATCCCGATTTTGTAGCTGCCTTAGTTGCTACACTAAAAGAAGAAGGCATTCATTTCCATTTTGATACTGATATTACTAAAATTAATAAAAATGGTGAAAAACTTCATATCGAAGGTAAAAATGGCTTTTCACTTGAAACCGACTTAATTATCGGAGCAACCGGAAGGACGACCAATATTGCTCATTTAGCTCTAGATAAAGCAAACATAGACTATACCAAAAAAGGCATTACAGTAAACGAGAAACTACAAACACCTAACCACCCACATATTTATGCATGTGGTGATGTAGCCGCTACAAAAGGCGCTCCGTTAACACCAGTTGTCAGTATGGAAGCAGCATTAGTAGCAAAAAATATTTTAGGCGGCAATGAAAAAATCGATTATCCTGCCATACCAAGCGTTGTTTTTACTAGTCCAAAACTTGCAAGCATTGGCATAAGCATGGAAGAAGCAAACGCCAATCCAGAAAAATATCAAATTAAAAACCATGATACAACGAACTGGTATACGTACAGAAGAACGAACGAAAAAATCGCCCTCGCAAAAATCATAGAAGACCGCGAAACTGGTCAAATTAAAGGCGCTCACTTCCTAAGTGAAGAGGCTGATTATATGATAAATTATATCGCTATCCTAATGAAAGCTAACTTAACTTTGGCTGATTTACAGTCTGTCATATTTGCATATCCATCACCTGCAAGTGATTTAACTGCTTTGAACTAG
- a CDS encoding MmcQ/YjbR family DNA-binding protein has translation MDYQQTLQEKVALCLSLQGAKETFPFDSKTHALTIGAKIFALIHMYHGDLYVSVKCQPERIDLLRDEYMSIKPGYHLNKKHWITLVINEEYDVEAETEFALIKNSYQLIFDKLPKKAQNTVRFSAND, from the coding sequence ATGGATTATCAGCAAACTTTACAAGAAAAAGTCGCGCTTTGCCTTAGTTTGCAAGGTGCTAAGGAAACATTTCCATTTGATTCTAAAACACATGCTTTAACAATTGGCGCGAAAATATTTGCGCTCATCCATATGTATCACGGGGATTTATATGTCAGTGTTAAATGCCAGCCTGAGAGAATTGATTTATTGCGCGATGAATATATGAGTATAAAACCCGGCTATCACTTAAATAAAAAACATTGGATTACACTTGTGATTAATGAAGAATATGATGTCGAAGCGGAAACAGAATTTGCTTTAATTAAAAATAGTTATCAGCTAATTTTTGATAAACTACCAAAAAAAGCTCAAAACACTGTAAGATTTTCTGCAAATGATTAA
- a CDS encoding ribonuclease J, whose protein sequence is MTIKKAKNIKIIPLGGVDESGKNLYVVEIDEDIFILDAGLMFPENELLGIDIVIPDFKYLEENKDRVKAIFLTHGHEDAIGALPYLLQKIKAPVYGTELTIALAKSALKEHRKLRFKNFHVVDAETTLSFSKIDVSFFRTTHTIPDSVGIVLETSEGSIIYTGDFKFDQSAKDGYASDLSHIAEFGEKGVLALLSDSSEAEHPGTTSSDSLIEEEIRHAFRMADGRIIVACVASNLIRLQQVLDASVATKRKVAIVGKELERVFEIAGSLGKIVIEEDLIIPLKELKKYNDEEITIIETGNLGEPIQSLQLMTKGNHPQFNIKPGDTVYITTTPSPSLETMMAKTMDMLYKAGAKVLTMSNNLFISGHASQEDLKLMLNLLKPRYFVPVHGEYRMLISHAKLAHEVGMAKSEVFIVGKGEILEYKNDKMTAGNRVYSGNTLIDGLGVGDVGNIVLRDRKLLSEDGIFIVVVTLNRKTKTITSGPEIISRGFIYVRESEHLIEESSKVVTKIVEKNLQETGFEWAKLKQDIRDQLNRYLFEQTKRRPMILPIIMEV, encoded by the coding sequence TTGACAATAAAAAAAGCGAAAAACATAAAAATCATTCCACTCGGCGGTGTCGATGAAAGTGGCAAAAATTTATATGTAGTAGAAATAGACGAAGATATCTTTATATTAGATGCAGGCTTAATGTTCCCAGAAAACGAATTACTAGGAATTGATATTGTTATCCCTGATTTCAAATATTTAGAAGAAAACAAAGACAGAGTGAAAGCCATTTTCTTAACTCATGGTCATGAAGATGCGATTGGTGCACTGCCATACTTACTTCAAAAAATTAAAGCACCTGTTTACGGTACTGAGCTAACAATTGCACTTGCAAAGTCAGCGCTTAAAGAACACCGCAAACTACGCTTTAAAAATTTCCATGTTGTTGATGCAGAAACAACCTTATCTTTTTCTAAAATTGATGTATCTTTCTTCCGTACGACGCATACAATTCCTGATTCGGTTGGGATTGTACTTGAAACAAGTGAAGGTTCCATCATTTATACTGGTGACTTTAAATTTGATCAATCAGCCAAAGATGGATATGCTTCTGATTTAAGTCATATTGCCGAATTTGGTGAAAAAGGAGTACTTGCTTTACTTTCAGATAGTTCAGAAGCAGAGCATCCTGGTACCACATCAAGCGACAGTTTAATTGAAGAAGAAATTAGACATGCTTTTAGAATGGCAGATGGTAGAATTATTGTTGCTTGTGTGGCTTCTAATTTGATTCGTTTGCAGCAAGTACTTGACGCATCCGTTGCTACTAAGCGTAAAGTCGCTATTGTTGGTAAAGAATTAGAGCGTGTATTTGAAATAGCAGGTAGCTTAGGTAAAATCGTTATTGAGGAAGACTTGATTATTCCTCTAAAAGAACTTAAAAAATATAATGATGAAGAAATCACTATTATTGAAACAGGAAACTTAGGTGAACCAATTCAATCATTACAACTAATGACTAAAGGTAATCACCCTCAATTTAATATTAAACCAGGAGATACGGTTTATATTACAACAACACCGTCACCATCACTTGAAACGATGATGGCGAAAACGATGGATATGCTCTATAAAGCTGGAGCAAAAGTATTAACGATGAGTAATAATCTTTTTATCTCTGGCCATGCAAGCCAAGAAGATTTGAAATTAATGCTTAACTTGTTAAAACCTAGATATTTCGTTCCTGTTCACGGTGAATACCGGATGTTAATTAGTCATGCGAAATTAGCTCATGAAGTTGGCATGGCAAAATCAGAAGTATTTATTGTCGGTAAAGGTGAAATTTTAGAATATAAAAATGATAAAATGACTGCTGGAAACCGTGTCTATTCTGGAAATACACTAATTGATGGGTTAGGTGTAGGAGACGTTGGAAACATCGTACTGAGAGACCGTAAGTTACTTTCTGAAGACGGTATTTTCATCGTAGTTGTTACGCTTAATCGTAAAACTAAAACAATTACTTCCGGACCAGAAATCATTTCACGTGGCTTTATCTATGTGCGTGAATCTGAGCATTTAATTGAAGAATCATCCAAAGTCGTAACAAAAATCGTCGAAAAAAACCTCCAAGAAACTGGCTTTGAATGGGCTAAATTAAAACAAGATATTCGCGATCAATTAAATCGCTACCTATTTGAGCAAACAAAACGACGTCCAATGATCTTACCAATCATTATGGAAGTCTAG
- the dapA gene encoding 4-hydroxy-tetrahydrodipicolinate synthase codes for MDLGKVITAMVTPIHPEKNKVCKKRIHHLVNHLIDNGSDGLVIAGTTGESPTLSHDEKMKLFRQVVETNAGRAKLIAGTGSNNTAETIAFTKEVAELGGIDAVLVVAPYYNKPNQDGLYAHFVAVAEASDLPVVIYNIPGRSVVNIEPETIIRLAKLPNIIGVKESSGNLDNISKIIAETSDDFLVYSGDDSLTLPILAVGGNGVISVASHVVGNEMQEMMQAYESGDVKKAASIHRSLLPLMNGLFSVPNPAPTKYLLNQQGISVGPVRLPLVDLNAEQGTKLQAILEGLSK; via the coding sequence ATGGATTTAGGGAAAGTAATTACAGCAATGGTCACGCCAATTCACCCAGAAAAAAATAAAGTATGCAAAAAAAGAATTCATCATCTCGTGAATCACTTAATAGATAACGGCTCAGATGGTTTAGTAATCGCTGGAACAACTGGTGAATCTCCAACTTTGTCACATGATGAAAAAATGAAATTATTCCGCCAAGTGGTGGAAACAAATGCAGGACGCGCGAAATTAATCGCTGGCACAGGTTCTAATAATACAGCAGAAACGATTGCTTTTACAAAAGAAGTAGCAGAATTGGGCGGAATTGATGCTGTCTTAGTCGTTGCGCCGTATTATAACAAGCCAAATCAAGATGGTTTATACGCTCATTTTGTTGCTGTTGCGGAAGCTTCTGATTTACCAGTAGTTATTTATAATATTCCAGGACGTAGTGTTGTTAATATCGAACCAGAAACAATTATTCGTTTAGCAAAATTACCAAATATTATTGGTGTTAAAGAATCAAGCGGCAACTTAGACAATATAAGTAAAATCATTGCTGAAACTTCCGATGATTTCCTCGTATACAGTGGAGATGACAGCTTAACCTTGCCAATTTTAGCAGTTGGAGGGAATGGCGTAATTTCCGTTGCAAGTCATGTGGTAGGAAATGAAATGCAAGAAATGATGCAAGCGTATGAAAGTGGGGACGTAAAAAAAGCAGCAAGTATACATCGCTCGTTATTACCATTAATGAACGGTCTTTTCTCTGTTCCAAACCCAGCGCCAACTAAATACTTATTAAATCAACAAGGTATTAGCGTTGGACCTGTAAGATTACCACTTGTAGATTTGAATGCTGAACAAGGAACGAAATTACAAGCTATATTAGAAGGACTTTCTAAATAG
- a CDS encoding ABC-F family ATP-binding cassette domain-containing protein, whose product MLTVNNVGLRYGDKKLFEDVSIKFLPGNCYGLIGANGAGKSTFLKVLSGELDSQSGNVHIGSGERLAVLRQDHFQYDDELVLNTVIMGHERLYKIMDEKNAIYMKEDFSDEDGIRAAELEGEFAELDGWEAESDAAVLLNGLGIPTDLHGKLMKDLTGGEKVKVLLAQALFGKPDILLLDEPTNHLDIRAIHWLEEFLINFDNTVIVVSHDRHFLNKVCTHIADLDFSKIKLYVGNYDFWYESSQLAQTMMGDRNKKKEEKMKELQDFIARFSANASKSKQATSRKKMLEKITLEDIQPSSRRYPFIQFKPDREVGNDLLTVTNLSKTIDGVKILDNLSFSINRNDKVALVGDDEVAKTVLFQILAGEMEPDEGSYKWGITTSQSYFPKDNSEFFEENDMSLVEWLRQFSPEDDSEAFLRGFLGRMLFSGDEVLKKVRVLSGGEKVRCMLSKMMLSGSNVLLLDEPTNHLDLESITALNNGLEAFKGAMIFASHDHQLLQTIATRIINLSKDQFYNKEISYDEYLKEVMNVAE is encoded by the coding sequence ATGTTAACTGTAAATAATGTTGGCTTACGCTACGGCGATAAAAAGCTATTTGAAGATGTTTCAATTAAATTTTTACCAGGTAACTGTTATGGTCTTATTGGAGCAAACGGTGCTGGTAAATCAACGTTCCTAAAAGTGCTTTCTGGCGAGCTTGATTCTCAAAGTGGTAATGTTCATATTGGTTCAGGTGAGCGTCTCGCTGTCCTTCGCCAAGATCATTTCCAGTATGATGATGAACTTGTTCTTAACACTGTAATAATGGGACATGAACGTCTATACAAAATTATGGACGAAAAAAATGCCATTTACATGAAAGAAGATTTCAGTGATGAAGATGGTATTCGCGCTGCTGAACTTGAAGGCGAATTTGCTGAATTAGATGGTTGGGAAGCAGAATCTGACGCCGCTGTTTTATTAAATGGCTTAGGTATCCCTACTGACTTACACGGCAAACTAATGAAAGATTTAACTGGTGGAGAAAAAGTGAAAGTGCTTCTTGCACAAGCTTTATTCGGTAAACCAGATATCTTACTTCTGGATGAGCCTACCAACCACCTTGACATCCGTGCGATTCACTGGTTGGAAGAATTTTTAATCAACTTTGATAATACTGTTATCGTAGTATCCCATGACCGTCACTTCTTAAATAAAGTATGTACGCACATTGCGGATCTTGATTTCAGCAAAATTAAATTATATGTCGGAAACTATGATTTCTGGTATGAATCAAGCCAATTAGCACAAACAATGATGGGCGATCGTAATAAGAAAAAAGAAGAAAAAATGAAAGAATTACAAGACTTTATTGCTCGTTTCAGTGCGAACGCATCGAAATCAAAACAAGCAACAAGTCGTAAAAAAATGCTCGAAAAAATCACGCTGGAAGATATTCAACCTTCTAGTCGTCGTTACCCTTTCATTCAGTTCAAACCGGACCGTGAAGTTGGGAATGACCTACTAACTGTAACAAACTTGTCTAAAACAATTGATGGCGTGAAGATTCTTGATAATCTTTCCTTCTCGATTAACCGTAATGACAAAGTTGCTTTAGTTGGCGATGATGAAGTTGCTAAAACCGTTCTTTTCCAAATCCTTGCTGGTGAAATGGAACCTGATGAAGGTAGCTATAAATGGGGCATCACAACAAGCCAAAGCTATTTCCCGAAAGATAACTCAGAGTTCTTTGAGGAAAACGACATGAGTCTTGTGGAATGGTTACGTCAGTTCTCTCCTGAAGATGATAGTGAAGCATTCTTACGCGGCTTCCTTGGACGTATGCTATTCAGTGGTGATGAAGTACTGAAAAAAGTACGCGTTTTATCTGGTGGAGAAAAAGTTCGTTGTATGTTATCCAAAATGATGCTTTCAGGTTCAAATGTTCTTTTACTTGATGAACCTACTAACCACTTGGACTTAGAATCGATCACTGCATTAAATAATGGTCTTGAAGCGTTCAAAGGCGCTATGATCTTTGCATCGCATGACCATCAGTTACTACAAACTATCGCAACTCGTATTATTAACTTATCAAAAGATCAATTTTATAATAAAGAAATTTCTTATGATGAATATTTAAAAGAAGTTATGAATGTAGCTGAATAA
- a CDS encoding ABC transporter permease — protein MDAIVTFFQENGHNLLVQTWQHLFISLSAVILGIAVAVPVGILLTRSPKVANFVIGVVSVLQTVPSLAILAFIIPFLGVGTLPAIIALFIYALLPILRNTFIGVRGVDKNLIESGRGMGMTNWQLIINVEIPNSISVIMAGIRLSAVYVIAWATLASYIGAGGLGDFIFNGLNLYRPDLILGGAIPVTILALVVEFALGKLEYRLTPKAIREAQEGGE, from the coding sequence ATGGACGCAATTGTTACTTTTTTTCAAGAAAACGGCCATAACTTGCTTGTTCAAACATGGCAACATCTTTTCATCTCCTTATCTGCTGTAATTTTAGGGATTGCAGTTGCCGTTCCTGTTGGAATTTTACTGACGCGTTCACCAAAAGTAGCAAATTTTGTTATTGGCGTGGTTAGTGTTCTTCAAACGGTTCCTTCACTCGCTATTTTAGCATTTATTATCCCGTTTCTTGGGGTCGGTACATTACCAGCGATTATTGCACTGTTTATTTACGCACTTTTACCAATCCTGCGTAATACTTTTATTGGAGTTCGAGGAGTCGATAAAAATTTAATCGAATCTGGTCGTGGTATGGGCATGACGAATTGGCAATTAATCATTAATGTCGAAATCCCTAACTCTATATCAGTAATTATGGCTGGTATCCGTTTATCAGCTGTGTACGTTATCGCTTGGGCAACGCTTGCTTCATATATTGGAGCTGGTGGACTTGGAGACTTTATTTTTAATGGCTTAAACTTATATCGTCCAGATTTAATTCTTGGCGGAGCAATCCCAGTAACTATTTTAGCCCTTGTAGTAGAATTCGCGCTTGGAAAATTAGAGTATCGTTTAACTCCAAAAGCCATCCGTGAAGCTCAGGAAGGGGGAGAATAA
- a CDS encoding betaine/proline/choline family ABC transporter ATP-binding protein (Members of the family are the ATP-binding subunit of ABC transporters for substrates such as betaine, L-proline or other amino acids, choline, carnitine, etc. The substrate specificity is best determined from the substrate-binding subunit, rather than this subunit, as it interacts with the permease subunit and not with substrate directly.), with protein sequence MLKFEHVTKTYKGGKKAVNDLTLNIDKGEFVCFIGPSGCGKTTTMKMINRLIEPTEGKIFINDKDIMAEDPVKLRRSIGYVIQQIGLMPHMTIRENIVLVPKLLKWSEEKKQERAKELIKLVDLPEEFLDRYPYELSGGQQQRIGVLRALAAEQNLILMDEPFGALDPITRDSLQEEFKNLQKELGKTIIFVTHDMDEAIKLADRIVIMKAGEIVQFDTPDEILRNPANSFVEDFIGKDRLIEAKPDVTQVAQIMNTNPVSITADKSLQAAITVMKEKRVDTLLVVDEGNVLKGFIDVEQIDLNRRTATSVMDIIEKNVFYVYEDTLLRDTVQRILKRGYKYIPVVDKDKRLVGIVTRASLVDIVYDSIWGTIDNVAENQEEQADSETTEPEMKQEG encoded by the coding sequence GTGTTAAAATTCGAACACGTAACGAAGACTTATAAAGGGGGCAAAAAAGCTGTTAATGATCTAACACTTAACATCGATAAAGGAGAATTTGTTTGTTTTATCGGTCCAAGTGGTTGTGGGAAAACGACGACAATGAAGATGATTAACCGGCTTATTGAACCTACAGAAGGAAAAATATTTATTAATGATAAAGACATCATGGCGGAAGATCCCGTCAAACTAAGACGTTCTATTGGTTATGTTATTCAGCAAATTGGCTTGATGCCACATATGACGATTAGAGAGAATATCGTCCTTGTACCAAAATTACTTAAATGGTCCGAAGAGAAAAAACAAGAACGGGCGAAAGAATTAATTAAATTAGTTGATTTGCCAGAAGAGTTTTTAGACCGCTATCCTTATGAATTAAGTGGTGGACAACAACAACGTATCGGTGTTTTGCGAGCGCTTGCAGCAGAACAAAATTTAATTCTAATGGATGAACCATTCGGAGCACTGGATCCAATTACTCGGGATTCTCTACAAGAAGAATTCAAGAATTTACAAAAAGAACTTGGAAAAACAATTATTTTCGTTACCCACGATATGGATGAAGCGATTAAACTCGCAGACCGTATCGTTATTATGAAAGCTGGCGAAATCGTTCAGTTTGATACACCAGATGAAATTCTACGTAACCCGGCAAATTCATTTGTAGAAGATTTCATTGGTAAAGACCGTCTAATTGAGGCAAAACCTGATGTTACACAAGTAGCACAAATTATGAACACGAATCCAGTGTCTATTACAGCAGATAAATCTCTACAAGCTGCCATTACAGTCATGAAAGAAAAACGAGTAGATACGTTACTTGTAGTGGATGAAGGTAATGTGTTAAAAGGATTTATCGACGTAGAGCAAATCGATTTAAATCGCCGCACAGCAACTTCTGTGATGGATATTATCGAGAAAAATGTATTTTACGTGTATGAAGATACCTTACTCCGTGATACTGTACAACGGATTCTAAAACGTGGTTATAAATATATTCCTGTAGTTGACAAGGACAAACGCCTTGTTGGGATTGTAACTCGTGCCAGTTTAGTAGATATTGTTTATGATTCCATTTGGGGAACGATAGATAATGTGGCAGAAAATCAGGAGGAACAAGCGGATTCCGAAACGACAGAACCAGAAATGAAGCAGGAGGGATAA